From one Desulfurobacterium thermolithotrophum DSM 11699 genomic stretch:
- a CDS encoding acetyl-CoA carboxylase carboxyltransferase subunit alpha: MSILFEFEKKVDRLRKKIEELKSMGRFEQPVIEEIEKKFQKKIQEFYESLTPWDKVQIARHPDRPHAIDYINNVFTDFIELHGDRHYGDGKAIVAGFAKFEGIPVCIIGQEKGRDTKEKIARNFGMPVPEDYRKALRVMKLAEKLGKPIVTLVDTPGAFPGIEAEEHGQSEAIAKNLFEMVKLRVPVISVVIGEGGSGGALAISVANKLLMLENAIYSVISPEGCAAILWQSQDKVKEAAEALKLTSKDLLKLGAIDGIIPEPIEGAHRDYETTFKNFKEHVLKALNELLKMTPQELVKQRYEKFRKIAG, from the coding sequence ATGTCTATTCTGTTTGAATTTGAGAAAAAGGTTGATAGATTAAGAAAGAAAATAGAGGAATTAAAATCTATGGGAAGATTCGAACAACCGGTGATAGAAGAAATTGAAAAAAAGTTTCAGAAGAAAATACAGGAGTTTTATGAAAGTCTTACTCCCTGGGATAAAGTTCAAATCGCCCGACATCCTGATAGACCTCATGCTATTGACTACATAAACAATGTGTTTACAGATTTTATTGAACTCCATGGAGATAGACATTACGGAGATGGAAAAGCAATAGTTGCCGGATTTGCAAAGTTTGAAGGAATACCAGTTTGCATTATAGGACAGGAAAAAGGTAGAGATACAAAAGAAAAGATAGCAAGAAACTTTGGAATGCCAGTTCCTGAAGATTACAGGAAAGCGTTAAGAGTTATGAAGTTAGCTGAAAAACTAGGAAAACCAATAGTAACTCTTGTCGATACTCCAGGAGCATTTCCTGGAATAGAAGCTGAAGAACACGGACAATCAGAGGCAATAGCTAAGAACCTTTTTGAAATGGTAAAACTGAGGGTTCCTGTAATCAGCGTTGTTATTGGAGAAGGAGGTTCAGGTGGGGCTTTAGCAATAAGTGTAGCCAATAAATTGCTAATGCTTGAAAATGCCATCTATTCTGTTATATCTCCGGAAGGCTGTGCAGCTATCTTATGGCAATCCCAAGATAAAGTAAAAGAAGCTGCGGAGGCTCTTAAGCTTACTTCAAAAGATCTTCTAAAACTCGGAGCCATAGACGGAATTATTCCAGAGCCAATAGAGGGAGCTCATAGAGACTACGAAACTACTTTTAAAAACTTTAAAGAACATGTACTAAAAGCTTTAAATGAACTTTTGAAAATGACTCCTCAAGAGCTTGTAAAACAGAGATACGAAAAATTTAGAAAAATTGCTGGGTAG
- a CDS encoding response regulator transcription factor, with protein sequence MKILLVEDEKLLANTLKKGLEEEGYIVDVAYDGEEGFFLGRCYGYDVIILDVMLPKLDGMELLLKLREEGVKTPILMLTAKDSVEDKVKGLDSGADDYLTKPFSYDELLARIRALLRRKSESKTSFIKIKDLEIDLNKKIVKRAGNEIKLTKKEFKALTLLALNKNRVISKEFLIDSLYSTDRFVSINAIEVLINRLRKKIDKDYPLKLIHTIKGFGYMIKDD encoded by the coding sequence ATGAAAATACTTTTAGTGGAAGATGAGAAACTATTGGCAAATACTTTAAAGAAAGGTTTAGAAGAAGAAGGATATATTGTGGATGTAGCATACGATGGAGAAGAAGGTTTTTTCTTAGGTAGATGTTATGGTTACGATGTTATTATCTTAGATGTGATGCTTCCTAAGTTAGATGGAATGGAGCTCTTGTTAAAATTGAGAGAAGAGGGAGTTAAAACTCCCATTTTAATGCTAACAGCAAAAGATTCTGTAGAAGATAAAGTAAAAGGTTTAGATAGTGGAGCTGACGATTATCTAACAAAACCTTTTTCTTATGATGAACTTCTTGCACGGATAAGAGCTCTACTTCGGAGAAAATCTGAATCCAAAACTTCATTCATCAAAATAAAAGACTTAGAAATCGATTTAAACAAAAAGATTGTAAAAAGAGCTGGAAATGAAATAAAACTTACAAAGAAAGAATTTAAAGCTTTAACATTACTTGCTTTAAATAAAAACAGAGTAATTAGTAAAGAATTTCTTATAGATAGTCTCTACTCTACAGATAGATTTGTAAGTATTAATGCTATAGAAGTTTTAATCAATAGATTAAGAAAGAAAATAGATAAAGACTATCCTCTAAAGCTAATACATACTATTAAAGGATTTGGATATATGATAAAAGATGATTAA
- a CDS encoding sensor histidine kinase encodes MIKKESFKGRIILFSILIMSFLVVFLSIASAFLLKEISLHITEDSLKAESQEILNDLIDENDGEECKLPDVRISNICISEETLKTYNPKNKESVLVLVKDNKVIYSSLPEFPKNISFQSPTFQLKLKNNDYLFSTVKVENSAIPGVSLILGRNVSDLKKTLNVFVLSISLLGIGVTFLGGLIIYRKLNSEFKYLEDLILKIESISEKNFGNYKINCGHQCPQEFKFLAKTFNNLMNRIFRLVENQKNFLSNAAHELKTPLTVILSQVEIALRRERKQKEYREILENIKEEISQMTDTVKKLLILSRIELDKQKISFQEVDLKEVIKKSINLVTPLAEKENIKVSFKLQEDKSLKIKGDKTLLIQLFVNILENAIKYNIYGGSVNIDVKNTEQELRVSISDTGVGIPEKEINRVFEKFYTVKECDLKEPGTGIGLSIVKEIAELHRASLKIESKLNKGTTIYIAFKKNL; translated from the coding sequence ATGATTAAAAAAGAGTCCTTCAAAGGAAGAATTATTCTTTTTTCTATTTTAATTATGAGCTTTTTAGTAGTTTTTCTAAGTATTGCTTCTGCATTTTTATTAAAAGAAATAAGTTTACATATTACAGAAGATTCCCTAAAAGCAGAATCTCAAGAGATACTAAACGATTTAATAGATGAAAATGACGGTGAAGAATGTAAATTACCCGATGTCAGGATTTCTAACATTTGTATATCTGAAGAAACACTTAAAACATATAATCCTAAAAATAAAGAATCAGTATTAGTATTAGTTAAAGATAACAAAGTAATTTATAGTTCTTTGCCAGAATTTCCTAAAAACATAAGCTTTCAGTCACCTACATTCCAATTAAAACTAAAAAACAATGATTATCTCTTTTCTACAGTAAAAGTTGAAAATAGTGCTATTCCAGGGGTTTCCTTAATTCTAGGAAGAAATGTTTCTGATTTAAAAAAGACTCTTAACGTGTTTGTCCTTAGCATAAGTCTACTTGGAATAGGAGTAACGTTCCTTGGAGGATTAATAATCTATCGAAAATTAAACTCAGAATTTAAATATTTAGAAGACCTTATCCTAAAGATAGAATCAATTTCTGAAAAAAACTTTGGGAATTATAAAATTAACTGTGGACATCAATGTCCACAAGAATTTAAATTTTTAGCTAAGACTTTTAACAACTTAATGAATAGAATCTTTCGACTTGTAGAAAATCAAAAAAATTTTTTATCAAATGCTGCTCATGAGCTTAAAACTCCATTAACGGTAATACTATCTCAAGTGGAAATAGCCCTCAGAAGAGAGAGAAAACAAAAGGAATATAGGGAAATTTTAGAGAATATTAAAGAAGAAATTTCTCAAATGACAGATACTGTAAAGAAGCTACTTATTCTTTCTAGAATAGAACTTGATAAACAAAAAATTTCCTTTCAAGAAGTTGATTTAAAGGAAGTAATAAAAAAATCGATAAATCTTGTAACTCCTCTGGCAGAAAAAGAAAATATAAAAGTAAGCTTTAAGTTGCAGGAAGATAAATCTCTTAAAATTAAGGGTGATAAAACACTTCTCATTCAGCTCTTTGTAAATATTCTTGAAAATGCAATAAAATACAATATATACGGGGGAAGTGTTAATATTGATGTAAAAAATACAGAACAGGAATTAAGAGTTAGTATCTCTGATACTGGTGTAGGAATTCCTGAAAAAGAAATTAATAGAGTCTTTGAAAAGTTCTACACAGTAAAAGAGTGCGATTTAAAGGAACCAGGAACAGGTATAGGTTTATCAATCGTTAAAGAAATAGCAGAGCTCCATCGTGCTTCTCTTAAAATTGAAAGTAAACTCAACAAAGGAACAACTATATACATTGCTTTTAAGAAAAATTTGTAA
- a CDS encoding phosphatase PAP2 family protein produces the protein MRGFFIFVLWFSYVVNAFAGSSSNLLKTYKKDVFYTVKGLKANKNSLLTFGGLLGFSFFLDKGTRTYVLNHQNTTLKNTADFTNYFGSGYILFPAVTALGTWGFLNNNYKLLEASVTSFESGLTAGLLTIGIKIAVGRKRPYGTDNPFRFKPFKKDTLFHSFPSGHTVMAWSMITPYAVYYKQPLLYLIPLSVNFARVYKNKHWLSDTVMSSGIGLAVGYFFSKRHLNKKIVLLPSKNNLMVGVRF, from the coding sequence ATGAGAGGGTTCTTTATCTTCGTTTTATGGTTTAGTTACGTAGTAAACGCTTTTGCTGGTAGTTCTTCAAATTTATTAAAGACCTATAAAAAAGATGTTTTCTATACAGTTAAAGGGTTAAAAGCTAACAAGAACTCGCTATTAACATTTGGAGGTCTCCTTGGATTTAGTTTCTTTTTAGATAAGGGAACAAGAACGTATGTTTTGAATCACCAGAATACAACGTTGAAAAATACCGCAGACTTTACAAATTATTTTGGAAGTGGATATATTCTCTTTCCTGCAGTAACTGCTCTTGGCACATGGGGATTTTTGAATAATAACTACAAACTCTTAGAAGCCTCTGTTACCTCTTTTGAATCTGGATTAACAGCTGGACTACTAACAATAGGTATTAAGATAGCTGTTGGTAGAAAAAGACCTTACGGTACTGATAATCCATTTAGATTTAAGCCATTTAAAAAAGACACTTTATTTCATTCCTTTCCTTCTGGGCATACTGTAATGGCATGGTCGATGATTACACCTTATGCTGTTTACTATAAACAACCACTTCTTTATCTAATTCCTCTATCTGTTAACTTTGCACGTGTCTATAAGAATAAACACTGGCTATCAGATACAGTTATGTCTTCTGGTATAGGTCTTGCAGTTGGTTATTTCTTTTCCAAAAGACATTTAAACAAAAAAATAGTACTACTGCCTAGTAAAAACAACTTAATGGTAGGGGTAAGATTTTGA
- a CDS encoding TolC family protein — protein sequence MKKKWIIALILILSYQNTKGEEIVELFKQAEKNLLLSKKFSLNQEYYDQLNKVLKKNRFLNLNSQISYSRIDTKLTHPYNFSLIAISDDIDLFNKTQYDVRINEIQKEKSNVLVKKDKQLLFKNILSLYTSLLMYNELLKLQEERIIWIRKNLRFTQKAISRGIFPSIESSKWESQLLKEKEKLVNYKGNINIIEKNLKTLCGIKEVKLEKVKLPNKLENLQSLKAKVLHNNPDLQLLELDKKILKTTYLKEKNYWLPTLSIFSEYQINKDPTGNGNQYSIGASLNFKVFNNGKKYKLLSIKTKEKTLNILKHQEKIRLIQKINSLYNSVSSGLKSLSLLKKRCRALKDILDKYEKAYEMKLCDFTILDNYYKEYVSAKESYIKTKYRIYLKYQLLKHLSKGDIYR from the coding sequence TTGAAAAAGAAATGGATTATTGCATTAATACTTATTTTAAGTTATCAAAATACTAAAGGTGAAGAAATTGTTGAATTATTTAAACAAGCAGAGAAAAATCTACTTTTAAGTAAAAAGTTTTCTCTCAATCAAGAGTATTATGATCAGCTTAACAAAGTCTTAAAAAAGAATAGATTTTTAAATCTAAATTCTCAGATTTCTTATTCAAGGATAGATACAAAACTTACACATCCATATAATTTTTCTTTAATAGCTATATCAGACGACATTGATCTTTTCAATAAAACACAATACGATGTAAGAATAAATGAAATTCAGAAAGAAAAGTCAAATGTTCTTGTTAAAAAAGATAAACAGTTACTCTTTAAAAATATATTAAGTTTATATACATCTCTTTTGATGTACAACGAATTACTTAAGCTACAAGAGGAGAGGATTATTTGGATAAGAAAAAACTTAAGATTTACTCAAAAAGCTATTAGTCGTGGTATTTTTCCAAGTATAGAATCAAGTAAATGGGAATCACAACTTCTAAAAGAAAAAGAAAAACTTGTAAATTACAAAGGAAATATAAATATTATCGAAAAAAATCTTAAAACTTTGTGTGGGATTAAAGAAGTTAAATTAGAAAAAGTCAAGTTACCTAATAAATTAGAAAATCTGCAGTCTTTAAAGGCTAAAGTCTTACACAACAATCCAGACTTACAGCTATTAGAATTGGATAAAAAGATTTTAAAAACAACCTACCTCAAGGAAAAGAATTATTGGCTTCCCACTCTTTCTATTTTTTCTGAATATCAGATCAATAAAGATCCAACAGGAAATGGAAATCAGTACTCTATAGGAGCATCTTTAAATTTTAAAGTGTTTAATAATGGAAAGAAGTATAAATTACTGAGTATAAAAACAAAGGAAAAAACTTTAAATATACTTAAACACCAAGAAAAGATACGGCTAATCCAAAAGATCAATTCTTTATATAACTCTGTTTCTTCAGGGCTAAAAAGTCTTAGTTTACTTAAAAAAAGGTGTAGAGCTCTAAAAGACATTCTTGATAAGTACGAAAAAGCGTATGAAATGAAACTTTGTGATTTCACAATACTTGACAATTATTATAAAGAATACGTATCAGCAAAAGAATCTTATATAAAAACGAAATATAGAATCTACCTTAAATATCAGCTATTAAAACATCTATCAAAAGGAGATATTTACAGATGA
- a CDS encoding efflux RND transporter periplasmic adaptor subunit: MKKLLYALVFIFIMSSKLYAFDFDDDEIPHIVKKTRVPVKVFKPIEKISDITVEVPGQIDLSNVCAITSKTEGYITTYVGKGDSVKKGKVIAEIQNEILKTKVLSLKNKISLVKGELLNFNKKLKNYQELFQLGLISKNDLVNLKNTILNKKIELENLQHQLRILQFQENYSKIISPCNGYVLEIVPNKGYIKIGTQIAKVYNFQKTYLSLYLPIEYLSEIKTNKKLKVRILKKWYIGKIKEVIPITNGNLVEVKVSGINSLSLPLNYKFTAKISIKKLKGLVVPKEAIVIKDNKPILFIVKNNKAIMKQINVLKDLGNEVLVTGNLSSKDLIVISNSYRLQNGTEVTIR; this comes from the coding sequence ATGAAAAAGCTTTTATACGCACTGGTCTTTATATTTATTATGTCAAGTAAGCTTTACGCTTTTGATTTTGATGACGACGAAATTCCACATATAGTAAAGAAAACAAGAGTACCAGTAAAAGTTTTTAAACCTATAGAAAAAATTTCAGATATAACTGTGGAAGTTCCTGGACAAATAGATTTAAGTAATGTTTGTGCTATTACCTCAAAAACAGAAGGATACATTACAACATATGTAGGAAAAGGAGATTCTGTAAAAAAAGGAAAAGTAATTGCTGAGATCCAAAATGAAATTTTAAAAACAAAGGTACTTTCCTTAAAAAATAAAATAAGTCTTGTAAAAGGAGAGCTCTTAAACTTTAATAAAAAATTAAAAAATTACCAAGAGTTATTTCAATTAGGATTAATATCTAAAAACGATTTAGTTAATCTAAAAAATACTATTTTGAATAAAAAAATAGAACTTGAGAATTTACAGCATCAACTCAGAATACTTCAGTTTCAAGAAAATTACTCTAAGATAATATCTCCGTGTAATGGATATGTTTTAGAAATAGTTCCTAACAAAGGATACATCAAAATTGGTACACAAATAGCAAAAGTCTATAATTTCCAAAAAACTTATTTATCCTTATATCTTCCAATTGAGTATCTCTCCGAAATAAAAACAAATAAAAAATTAAAAGTAAGAATTCTTAAGAAATGGTATATAGGAAAAATTAAAGAGGTTATTCCTATTACCAACGGAAACTTAGTAGAAGTTAAGGTTTCAGGTATTAACAGTCTATCTCTTCCTTTAAACTATAAGTTTACTGCTAAGATTTCTATAAAAAAACTAAAAGGACTTGTAGTTCCCAAAGAAGCTATAGTCATAAAGGACAATAAGCCCATCTTGTTTATAGTGAAAAACAATAAAGCAATAATGAAACAAATAAATGTTTTAAAAGATTTAGGTAATGAAGTATTAGTAACAGGAAATTTATCATCCAAAGACCTTATAGTTATTTCTAATTCTTACCGGCTTCAAAATGGAACAGAGGTAACAATAAGATGA
- a CDS encoding efflux RND transporter permease subunit: MKGEKIFLFILQRKFAISLTLLILSLVGYLVSKDIPRGVFPNVFFPRIEVTIENGFVPVEQMLSEVTKPAEESLKTVQDAEKIVSKTSVGSTEINIYFDWKINPYLAYQLVQARVAELKNRLPSTANVVVRQATPSIYPIAIYAICSNSLPRDKLTEILYYQLKPLFLSIKGVYDIEIKAPEWEEYHVIVDLKKLANYNIDIGKVVSILREQTKIKFLGKLDSPHKQYIISLYQKSKDIYKLLKIKIPVSNSKFISLSDIAIIVKSHTPVKSISAFSGYKNAVVFNLLRQPNANSVEVVKNVDELLGKINASLKKQGIIIKKSYDSTLFIEEAIKSVRDAILLGSVIAVFIIYLFLRKVKLSLATLLTIPVIFFITIIGIKITKLDFNLFSLGGLAAAIGGLIDHIIIVTENIERHLRKGKDKLTAVIEGSKEIIPIMTVATLISIIVFIPLLLVSGIVGVFFKQLALVLVATYIISQILAIFFVPIVAYILLPQKEEKKVDLIERLKEKYANFLRRALKYDYLSVPLIIIGILTTFVLYKALPSTFLPKWDEGNLVVDFSFSPGTSLEEAYKEAMEIGKIINSIPEVENWTLRIGTSLGHIVTQPSKGDFLVVLKSNRKRSIFQIKEELRAKVLSRFPNLQEFDLPQVLEDRLGDIMGAEAPISIILYGSDPEKLIKTGQYLRDILRKQPLLEEVNLKTNYVSPSIQISVKPDAEALYGITVNDIYNQLYSIYWGKVIGNIMQGEKIINIRLLSSQKKSFFEIQKLKVYSPKLGKLIPISYVVDISFKDKVPEITHYNLSPVSVITLRFKGNNMSKAVEIIQKVIKEAKISSSISPVISGFYKEQQKSFKEMLFVIILSIVIILTALMFQFGDFKISISTLLALILTLIGVFMALLLTAKPLDITAFMGMLIVLSIAINNNILIFDFYKMSEKNHLSETEKIVAATSTRFRPIMMTMLSNSFAMLPIALTIGSGTQILQDMAIAIIGGLLFAIFVNLWIIPMFFHFIKKKAI; the protein is encoded by the coding sequence ATGAAAGGAGAAAAAATCTTTTTATTCATATTACAAAGAAAGTTTGCTATTTCACTAACCCTCTTAATACTATCTCTTGTTGGTTATTTAGTATCAAAAGATATACCAAGAGGTGTTTTCCCTAACGTTTTTTTCCCAAGAATTGAGGTAACTATTGAAAATGGCTTTGTTCCCGTAGAGCAAATGCTTTCAGAAGTTACTAAACCAGCAGAAGAATCTCTAAAAACGGTTCAAGATGCAGAAAAGATAGTTTCCAAAACTTCAGTTGGTTCAACGGAAATAAACATATACTTTGACTGGAAAATAAATCCATATTTGGCCTATCAACTTGTTCAGGCAAGAGTTGCAGAACTAAAAAACAGATTACCTTCAACTGCTAATGTAGTAGTAAGACAAGCAACTCCAAGTATTTATCCAATAGCGATATACGCTATATGTTCCAATTCTTTGCCACGAGATAAATTAACAGAAATTCTTTATTATCAACTTAAACCCCTCTTTCTTTCTATTAAAGGAGTTTATGACATAGAAATAAAGGCACCTGAATGGGAAGAATATCACGTAATTGTTGATTTAAAAAAACTTGCAAACTACAACATAGATATCGGTAAAGTAGTATCAATTTTAAGAGAACAAACTAAAATCAAATTCCTTGGAAAATTAGATTCTCCCCATAAACAATATATTATTTCTTTGTATCAAAAGTCTAAAGACATATACAAACTCTTAAAAATTAAAATTCCTGTTTCAAACAGCAAATTCATTAGTCTTTCCGATATAGCTATAATCGTTAAATCTCATACTCCTGTAAAGTCAATTTCTGCATTTTCAGGGTACAAAAACGCTGTTGTATTTAATCTTCTTCGTCAACCAAACGCTAACTCAGTAGAAGTAGTAAAAAACGTTGATGAACTCTTAGGAAAGATAAATGCTTCATTAAAAAAGCAAGGAATAATAATTAAAAAATCTTATGATTCTACTCTCTTTATAGAAGAAGCCATTAAAAGCGTAAGAGATGCTATACTACTTGGAAGTGTAATTGCTGTTTTTATCATATACCTGTTCCTACGAAAAGTTAAACTTTCTTTGGCTACTTTACTCACAATTCCTGTAATTTTTTTCATAACGATAATTGGAATTAAGATTACTAAGCTGGACTTTAATCTTTTTTCTCTTGGTGGACTAGCAGCTGCTATAGGCGGACTAATTGATCACATAATCATAGTAACAGAGAACATAGAAAGACACTTACGAAAAGGAAAAGATAAGTTAACTGCTGTAATTGAAGGCTCAAAAGAGATAATTCCCATAATGACCGTTGCAACTCTTATTTCAATCATTGTTTTTATTCCGTTGCTTTTAGTTTCTGGAATTGTAGGAGTTTTCTTTAAACAGTTAGCTTTGGTATTGGTTGCAACATACATAATATCCCAAATTTTAGCTATATTTTTTGTTCCTATAGTAGCTTATATTCTTTTACCTCAAAAAGAAGAGAAAAAAGTTGACTTGATAGAAAGACTTAAAGAAAAGTATGCCAACTTTTTAAGAAGAGCTCTCAAATACGATTATCTTTCGGTTCCTTTAATTATCATAGGTATATTAACGACTTTTGTTCTTTACAAAGCATTACCTTCAACATTTTTACCTAAATGGGATGAAGGAAATCTCGTAGTAGATTTTTCATTTTCTCCAGGAACTTCTTTAGAAGAAGCTTACAAAGAAGCCATGGAAATAGGAAAAATAATAAATAGTATTCCTGAAGTAGAAAACTGGACACTAAGAATAGGAACTTCCTTAGGACACATTGTTACTCAACCAAGTAAAGGAGATTTTCTTGTTGTCTTAAAAAGTAATAGAAAACGTAGTATTTTCCAGATTAAAGAAGAACTCAGAGCAAAGGTTCTTTCCCGCTTTCCAAACTTACAGGAATTTGATTTACCCCAAGTATTGGAAGATAGATTAGGAGATATAATGGGAGCAGAAGCTCCTATTTCCATCATCCTTTACGGTTCCGATCCAGAGAAACTTATAAAAACCGGTCAGTATCTTCGAGATATATTAAGGAAACAACCACTTTTAGAAGAAGTAAATCTCAAAACTAACTATGTTTCTCCTTCAATCCAAATAAGTGTTAAACCAGATGCAGAAGCTCTCTATGGAATAACAGTTAATGATATATATAACCAACTGTACAGTATCTACTGGGGAAAAGTAATAGGAAATATTATGCAAGGAGAAAAAATAATTAATATTCGTCTTTTATCTTCTCAGAAAAAAAGTTTTTTTGAAATTCAAAAATTAAAGGTTTATTCTCCTAAATTAGGAAAATTAATCCCTATTTCTTATGTAGTAGATATTTCTTTTAAAGATAAAGTACCAGAAATAACACATTACAATCTTTCCCCAGTTTCTGTAATAACTTTAAGATTCAAAGGAAACAATATGTCTAAAGCTGTTGAAATAATCCAAAAAGTTATAAAAGAGGCTAAAATTTCTTCTAGTATTTCTCCCGTTATTTCTGGATTTTACAAAGAACAACAAAAATCATTTAAAGAAATGCTTTTTGTAATAATCCTATCGATAGTTATCATACTAACTGCTCTAATGTTTCAGTTTGGAGATTTCAAAATATCTATTTCTACTTTATTGGCACTCATTTTGACACTTATAGGGGTTTTTATGGCTTTGCTTTTAACAGCAAAACCGCTTGATATTACAGCTTTCATGGGAATGCTAATAGTTCTCAGTATTGCCATTAACAACAACATATTAATCTTTGACTTTTACAAGATGAGTGAAAAAAATCACCTTTCAGAAACAGAAAAAATTGTAGCTGCTACATCTACAAGATTTAGACCTATAATGATGACCATGCTATCTAACTCTTTTGCTATGCTTCCAATAGCATTGACTATTGGAAGTGGTACCCAAATACTTCAAGATATGGCAATAGCAATTATTGGAGGATTATTGTTTGCAATTTTTGTTAATTTATGGATTATCCCTATGTTCTTCCACTTTATAAAGAAAAAAGCAATCTAA
- a CDS encoding DEAD/DEAH box helicase, producing MEFTFNQLDLKVQKSLEEMGFESPTPIQKEAIPLALEGYDIVGQAQTGTGKTAAFGIPIIENINSRERGVKAIVLTPTRELAIQVAHELSLIGKNKGVSAYPIYGGVSIERQANILKRGRNQIVVGTPGRVKDLISRGLLKLDRVRFAVLDEADQMLDMGFIEDIEEILSKTPREKQTLLFSATMPYEIRKLIDNYLKSGYKTIKVGKNLITPKVHQRIIFVKSEDKLKALEKLLKEHQGTSTIVFVKTKRDAAEIEKELQKRSINARAIHGDLSQRQRENVMKAFKEGKVKTLVATDVAARGIDIKDVGLVINYELPENPESYVHRIGRTGRAGREGTAISLVADNEKRRIYRIKGLKHIKPEKFKANDLRDLKQDLLSADVGKVSEKIRKVAKELLRERDPEEVISLLIAKLI from the coding sequence ATGGAATTTACGTTCAATCAACTTGATTTAAAAGTTCAAAAGTCTTTGGAAGAAATGGGATTTGAGAGTCCTACTCCTATTCAGAAAGAAGCGATTCCTCTTGCTCTTGAAGGATACGACATTGTAGGACAAGCCCAAACAGGAACAGGGAAAACTGCAGCCTTTGGTATCCCTATAATAGAAAACATAAATTCGCGAGAAAGAGGTGTTAAAGCAATAGTTCTTACTCCTACAAGAGAATTAGCAATACAGGTAGCTCATGAACTTTCTCTTATAGGAAAGAATAAAGGAGTTTCTGCATATCCGATTTATGGGGGCGTTTCTATTGAGAGACAAGCAAATATTCTAAAAAGAGGAAGAAATCAGATAGTTGTCGGAACTCCCGGAAGAGTAAAAGACTTAATAAGTAGAGGACTTTTAAAGCTTGATAGGGTAAGATTTGCTGTTTTAGATGAAGCTGATCAGATGCTTGATATGGGATTTATAGAAGATATTGAAGAAATCCTTTCTAAGACACCTAGAGAAAAACAGACTTTATTATTTTCTGCAACTATGCCTTACGAAATTAGAAAGCTTATAGACAACTATCTTAAGTCAGGTTATAAAACCATTAAAGTTGGAAAAAATCTAATAACTCCAAAGGTTCATCAGAGGATTATTTTTGTTAAAAGCGAAGATAAGTTAAAGGCTTTAGAAAAGCTTTTAAAAGAACATCAAGGAACCTCTACAATTGTTTTTGTTAAAACAAAAAGAGATGCTGCAGAGATAGAGAAGGAGCTCCAAAAAAGAAGTATCAATGCCAGAGCAATTCATGGGGATCTTTCTCAAAGACAGAGAGAAAATGTGATGAAAGCCTTTAAGGAGGGTAAAGTAAAGACCCTCGTGGCAACCGATGTTGCGGCAAGAGGTATTGATATCAAAGACGTAGGATTAGTCATAAACTATGAACTTCCAGAAAATCCTGAAAGCTATGTTCACAGAATCGGAAGAACTGGAAGAGCTGGTAGAGAAGGAACTGCAATCAGTTTGGTCGCAGATAATGAAAAAAGGAGAATTTACAGGATAAAGGGATTGAAGCACATTAAGCCAGAAAAATTTAAAGCAAATGATTTAAGAGATCTTAAACAAGACCTCCTTTCTGCCGACGTTGGTAAAGTTTCAGAAAAAATTAGAAAAGTAGCTAAGGAGCTCTTAAGAGAAAGAGATCCTGAAGAAGTTATTTCTCTTTTAATAGCTAAACTAATTTAA
- a CDS encoding cold-shock protein — MEKLVGTVKWFDSKKGYGFITADNGQDVFVHYTGIAGTGFRTLEEGERVSFNITESNKGLKAVDVERV; from the coding sequence ATGGAGAAGCTTGTTGGAACAGTTAAGTGGTTTGATTCAAAGAAAGGATACGGCTTTATAACAGCCGACAACGGACAGGATGTATTTGTTCACTACACAGGAATTGCAGGTACAGGTTTCAGGACTCTTGAAGAGGGCGAAAGAGTTTCTTTTAACATCACTGAAAGCAACAAAGGTTTGAAAGCTGTTGATGTTGAGAGAGTTTAA